In Paramormyrops kingsleyae isolate MSU_618 chromosome 13, PKINGS_0.4, whole genome shotgun sequence, a single window of DNA contains:
- the LOC111841637 gene encoding C-C motif chemokine 24-like, which yields MKTLSAVLFLVLLCSVQLVYSNAPGLAASCCVDYYNKRIPLSHIASFYKTNPSCPLNALVIVTKRNQSFCVNPEEAWVSNHASKLDNRKTTD from the exons ATGAAGACTCTGTCTGCTGTTCTGTTCCTGGTGCTGCTCTGCTCTGTGCAGCTTGTCTACAGCA ATGCACCAGGTCTTGCTGCTTCCTGTTGTGTGGATTATTACAACAAAAGGATCCCACTGAGTCACATTGCCTCCTTCTACAAGACTAACCCCTCCTGCCCCCTAAACGCATTAGT GATTGTGACCAAAAGAAACCAGTCTTTCTGTGTAAATCCAGAGGAGGCCTGGGTCAGTAACCATGCCAGTAAGCTGGACAACAGGAAGACCACTGACTGA